The Malus domestica chromosome 17, GDT2T_hap1 genome contains the following window.
AGCAGCAGGAATAGTACCAATCTAGAACGCCCAGCAGGTGTTTGAATAAATGCTTGAGAGATGACAGAGAGAGCTACATCTACCTGGTGCAGAGGGCGATTAAGATGGCGGCGGGTGTCTCTACTGCGGCAGAGGGCCTGCCAGAAGTAGGGTTTGAAGCAATGGACCGGCTTTTATCACAGCCTGCAAAAGCTTTCCCTTTTCAGGCAACGGCTTCTCAGGCAGCAGCTCCACTGATGGGTGAGGCAATGATGGTCCTGGTGGCAGCTGCTGGGTTTGCTGAATTGGGTCAATAACTAGGGAAGAAACAATGCTTTCTTCACAATCTGAGAAGGAGAAGCCATTGTTGGAGTCGATTCCTCTTCTGGGTTCGTCTTCGATGCTTGAAATTCCAGAGAGAGGAGTTGTTTGCTGATTCTGCTGGGTTTGGTGCGGGGAAGGAGGACAGTGTCGGTCTTCTGAGCAACGAGGTGGGATTCTTGGGTCGTCAGCGTAGGCGAGTGGCTCCAGTCCGATAAGATCTGGTCGGGTCAGCTTCGGGTCGTGTCGTGCAAGGTCCACTGCGAGATCCGGCTGGAGGATCCGAACTCCAGCGAGCTGTTCGCCGCCTACTTCGTGCTCAAGATCGAGGATGGCACCGGGAAGCACGCCTTCATCGGATAGGATTCGCGGAGGCACGGCAGTCCAGTGTGACCACGCTGACCGTCGGCCGTGTGTCGATTAAGTCTCGTTTGAGCACGACGTACTGAACCAGGACGTCCGTAGTGTTGGACTTTGGGATATCCGAAGTGGCTTCTGAACAAATTTTGAACCAACAACTTTCTCCGATGAAGGTAGCAGTTGTATGATTAGCAACAGCCTTTGGTAACACGGTTTTACCGGTTCCAGGTGGACCATAGAGTAATACACCACGTGGGGGGATCTATTCCAATCTGGGCCAGGATCGACAATGGCGAAAGCTACAAAATGTTGCAGACGGTGGGTGCGGTGTCGATCGAGAGAAAAACGGGCTTGGGCTGGTGCGTTTTGTTGCCTGGGCCTAgacatatacacatatatatatttcctttccttttttttttcttttttttttttttgatcttttgaagaaattgtttttttttttttttttttttttttttgcacaaacaaattgtaatagcatcaaaacttttaataaaatttcttattctttattttttgatgtgactgaactcgaaattgaatgctcgagttgcctacgtacccttccaaagaagagatcaagtcgtaacgtagttcaaatacatacatattttttttgtattttctttttgtgccgtttgcagttttaactcatgcaggcaaggagtgttggtgccatttgcagtttcaactcgtgcaggcaaggagcatttggtgccgtgttgcagtttcagctcgtgcaggcaaggagcgttggtgttgcattttatgctcgtgcagaccaggagcgttgtgccatgcagtttaggctcgtgtaggcgaggagccttgtgtcttgcagtttaggctcgtgcggacaaggagctttggttcgtcaagcgatctgagagagtcgttcctcgcaatcttcatagcaaggagccttgactgagtagttgaagaagtcttcgggcaagaaatcacgcatcgtgatggggatggacgatctatgtgtcgaaatttcatcattttcaacacgttcacgttgctttgaaggttgacaagcgctgctttgccccctttccaattggcggacttgtggaggagacgtatgcttcttgtgcaatttcttaggagtgacttgagtccatccttcaattttgcttgtcttggaggatgcccctagcggttgaggtgaaaactttgagtcggaagagccagaagtgaaggtggtatagtttgacttcaccacatcgtcaagatctagctcgatgattcctttctgagccagcttcatgatgagatctttcagcacgaaacatttttctgtcggatgactgatgaagcggtgaaatttacagtaccttggactgtcagtgcgattcatctcttctggccgtttgcactcaggcaaaccgatcactttcttttccagcaagtcttctaacatggcaaccacatcagagtcggggaatggataagtcctctcctcaagctccttcaaagtgcgtctacacatctcttgatcacgaaaagcttcggtttgaatcgccttgcctcgtgtggagattttgacgggagctgtgttgaccgtcattgcttccttggtgggtttccatgcagccttttccacctttgtcccaagaactttgttgttcttgtagtcggcgatcggttctttcttcccatgatgggcgatgctcaactccatgtcatgggcgcgagtggccaattcctcgaaggtccgtggtttaatgccttgaaggatgtattgcaaaccccattgcatgccttggatgcacatctcgattgaagaggtttccgagagcctatctttacagtcgaggcttagagtgcgccatctgttgatgtagtcaatgactggctcgtccttccactgctttgtgcttgttagctctagcatgctcacagtgcggcgggtactatagaagcggttgaggaattcccgctctaattgctcccaactgttgatggactcaggctctagatccgtgtaccactcaaaggcgtttcctttcagcgagcgcacaaactgcttggcgaggtaatctccttcggttcctgcgttgttgcaggtttcaacgaagtgggcaacgtgctgtttcgggtttccctttccatcaaattgcatgaactttggtggttgataacccctcggcatccttaaggcgtcgatcttctttgaatacggctttgagtacaacccgaaggtatttgagctcccttcgtactgtgccttgatggtgttggtgatcatctcttgcagctgctggatagaaagagatcccatgagtgccgctgcttggtctggctcggGCTTTgcatcgtttttctccacctgaggctcatcttctgggttagggttctcgtcgtcctgtggctccagtcggctgacgagtgcagcgatttgcaagtctttttcttccacagttcgggttagccttgcgattgcttcattcatctgagccagttgttcttcaacggaggtaacgccgatagtcatgacttgtgcgaccaatagacgtgactttcctttagacatccaggatgctgatgaagaacgtTGTTGGCTACTTTGAGATGTCATCTTATGTGCCTCAGcatcatgcttcggtgcccccaatgaggtcaggttgatgacagactcacaccttggatgctccccttgctcttttagcggcaccaattttgaagtggcatgttgaggagcggttgtggcgccaatggattgtccgtttgcggcagaagtgcttaggatccttcccttagtggttgcaagaacggcttgtcccttgcttgatgccattgactttgaggtgtgcttggattccttgaacggagaaagagatgagaggtagagattgtcccactgggcgtgccaatttgtgaacacggaaaattcctgaaacgaaagagacaagaacgaacgtgcacaaacaaatatttgtatttgatgatgattttgggttacaatctctctctaatttgatcctctgattcgatctccgtaaggtgtgtatttgtggatgtgtgattgatccaaagggccgttgggcttgatctaaggatgaacgttcttcaagggccgtggacttgatcttgaaggtggatttgagcggatcttcaaaggggcttttgggcttgatctttgaagaacagtgatgaacggatctccaagggcttttgggcttgatcttgaagaacagtgacgaacggatcttcaagggcttttgggcttgatcttgaagaacggttggatgtgtggatttgtcgacgttgttgatccaaagggccgttggggcttgatcttggatgaacggatgatgaacgatggtgctttcttcaagggccgtcggggcttgatcttgaattggtggatgattgttgatccaaagggccgttggggcttgatcttggaagaacgatgaacgaagaacgaagaaggctttcttgattcttcgggaacctagatgcttgagagcttcggggtttcagagcttcagagcttcaaggtgtaatatgaattcgtttttcaaatgaatgaaatgggcttgtatttatagaattttccaaggcctaattttgaatataatatcccagatgaaataagtcgtttctgccaggtgttgacacgtgtcctatttgatgacttttccaactcatttcaattttcgttgagtcacacgctacgtgtaaaatttatgtaatacatgagcgttgacactttgatttatcggtcaacatttatttaccgaaatttcgatgtctacaaaaacGTATCAATAAAACATATTTTTcgattccaaaagcacttaaagtgttttctaCAAGAATCACTAATAATGTACTTCTTTCCGGaagcattttaagtgttttttttttcaggatttacttgcatttttactaatgattggttttaaaacattttcactaaaaaaactttcagtcattttgaaAGCACATTTAAACGAGTTTTATACTACATGGAAAAAATTTGGACAAAATATAACCGTTTGATCCAGTGCCCATGTTTTTCCCTCATCCTCGTTGGTATTTGGAGAGGCATTGGCGATGAGGCACCAACTTGCAACGGTCAAGCTTAAAAAAGCAAGGTACAACCCTGACTAGTCATGATTTTGTACTAGTTCAAATTAATATGttcttgaaaattttcaatgaaAAATATTTCTCTAAGGCTTAATTTATAGAGTTTTGTGGCTgagatttatttaattatttgttcagATTAGATCTTCCATGTGTATAAAATTCATAGCTAATTAAACAAAtccttcccttttctttttctttcttcttttcctcaaATTTTATGTGTTCAAACTCATTTAAACAAAATCCAATAGctaattaaataaaatccaCCAgccattttttgttttcacaaGAAAAATACATCTGTAGTTAGACCAAATTTTGAGAGTTAATAAAAAAGACAATTTATCATTTCCCATGATATGTTTTatatcaaaacaaaaccaaaaagttTCTATGAatctgtttggacccaaaattacacAATCAGCCCGAACGATCGAAGTCGTTGATGAACATAGctctcaaccgttggatgaCATAATAGTTAAGATAATTATTATTGAAGGATATATTGTGGttttaatcatgatataatCTTTTGATGGTGAATTATCTTGATACTTTATTGTACAAGATAGATGAGATGCAAACTATATCTCAAGCTTTGGGACTCTTATCTGGTTAAACAACAATTTGCGTGCAAGTTAAATGTTGGTTAGATAAGAGAACAAAGAGGTACATATGAGGTTGAATGGGTGTTTGACTGATGCCGTGCAAGAGCTGGATGGCATATACTTTTGTCTTATCATGAAGTCTATCAAATGATAAGTTTGATGGAAGATGGTCTTTAAAGTATCAGATTATATAGCGATTAAAGGTAatttattatgcatgcatggttgTACTTGGACCAACATGGTGGAAAAAGAGAAGTTTTAGTTGGAATAGGATGCATTCATTTGGTCAGGCCATGCATGTGGAAAAGGTATCTTTATCTTTTCAAGGAAAATTGGGAGATATTGGATGGCTAAGGCGGTTCCACACAATCTAATGGTTCAGAGTCAACGTAGCAAGTGATATTCTACAAAGTTAGAGAGGCGATTGGACTTTACAAAGTTATCAGGCTGTGCTAAGCAAAATACAACCACTATAAATACAGAATTGCATACAACATTAAGGCCCCTccatttcaacacaaaaactgcCTTGCGCAacctctcgctctacgcgaaacctctcaataaccttgagatttttattttcttttcccgccaacacatcttcagtttggataaatagcactagAGCCATAGAATCAGCTGACCGCGGAGCactttcaatttggataaacaacactgcatcgaggccgactggttatctatccaagtcttgatcgagaaagatttttgaatccttattggcagaggtaaTCTCATTAAccttctcgacgaagtgaggtgttacagattactacattcggcacattgaaagccgaatctaatattgaacttcgcagaactagcaaccttgtcttcaggctctagaacccaaatgttgagacgtgttccttcctcggtcgcagtcGCAAAGttaagaagtcagcagcgtgCTCAACGCCACATCCACATATTTTACTCACCGGCTAAGCTTAGCcatcgagttggcacgccctgcaCATAATcgaaagacgtagttagcttattaattacttggcctgcgtgccacgtaggcttggtaatttttagggtcaataaaatcaaagtcttagattacaaaataaaatagtaatttaAAGCTAACATgcgaagtttttttttcttcttgattATAATAATTATTGATCCCTTTgcttgttggattttttttttccttattcaaaaCGAAATTATTTAATAGTGTGGAACCATCTATTTATCTTTTACTCTACTTTTTATATTTCTCAAATAATTAGTTATTTATTGTATAAGAATCAAACTCATGAGTTTAGTATTAAACTCGAGAAATGAAATCACTatttaaaaactcaaaattcttGGGCCATCTTAAGAGTTTGATTCCTATAAAATTgaatcaaattcaaaattttccgaCCCAATGGGAGGCCTAACTGTCATGATTTAAGCTTAAgctatcaaaaaaaaaaaaaagaagaaaactttACCAATTTAAATCAAACCTCATCAACTAGCTAGTTACTTGaagtttattttctttaaaatacGGAGTAGTTTGTTGAACCTGGTAAATGAAGAAGGCATTTTGAGCAAGTGTTCAACCTAAGTTCACGAGGCTACCAACCTCCTGTGGCGTTATACCAAAGAGGAGTTTTATAGTTGCAACCATAGAAGAGAAGGATAAAACTTAGCAAAAGCAGGAAGAAGAGTGGAAATCAAAGGATTCCCAAGTTGGGAATCCCTATAAATTAAAGAGGTCAGTACGTTGAAGGGGACAACAACGAGGGAAAGAGGGGATGGACTAGGGCAAGAACGCACCAAACAGAGCAAACTTCCTCTAAGTGCAAGAAACCTTATTATTGAGTGATAAGCTTTCCTTTAATTCTCCCCTAAGTTTCCTTAGGCTTTATAAAACTGCCAAAGTATTAGAAACCCTAGATTAGCCATCCTTAAACCATGCATGCAAGCACAAGCTATCTTTCATGATAAATCAGTGACCTTTTAGCTTTCATGCCATGTTTCAATCAGGCAAGTTACAAGTTATTGTAATTATTCAATCCTTGCTAAATCAGAGTCATTGATTCATTTGGAATGCTTCCTAAAACGTGTtaattttttcaaaatattgtgGGACTTGGTGCCGAAAATGAATCAAAACAGCTGAGAGTTTTTACCAAAGCCCAAATCCAACTCGATCATGCATGTTCTGCCTCCAATATTTTGTCTTGCAATGGAAATGCAAAGATTCATATCTTTAAACTCAAAGTTTAAGAATACACGTTTTTGCATTTGAGATTTgagtaaaaaatcaaaatacttaaattCTTTTTGGACCAAAGAGAAAAATATAAACTTAAAATTTACGTATTTACGAATTTAACTATAATGATTATGACGTTGAAATATAATTTACGTGAGTATATGAAATGCTCTAGGCGGATGGAGTGACATGGGGAATGCTTGTGCAGACTAGTGACAGCAGAGCCAGTCAAACCCCGTAAGCATTACAGCCAAAAATGGAATTGCACCCATCCTGATCCAATTTATGGGATCAAAATGATCTTTTTATTTATCGTGGATCATAAGAtcagaaattttttaattttttaatttaaaattaaacataaatattatttaataaaaattaatcgtAAAATAGTACGGTTAAAAATAACCAACTAATTAGTAATTATAAAGAGCGAGAAGAGAGATGCCAAAAGAAGCGTCAGCAAAAGCGTAACTAACATTCTAGAAACAACGCACACAAAATTGTCACGCACATCAAGGAATCCATCCCAATTCCCATCACTGCCCACCTGTATATATCAACTCTTAATCCCTCGATCTTGTCACTCCCATTTTAGAAACCAAAGTTAGGCTTGCTTTGCTGCTTCGGCTTCCCGCATCCCCTCCAGTTCCGATGGCGCTTTCCCGGAAACTTGTTCAGCAGCGGAGCTCCGTATTCGGAAGCCGATCCATGTCGTGGTGGCGGAGCGTCGAGCCGGCTCCTAAGGATCCGATTCTCGGTGTCACCGAGGCTTTCCTCGCCGATCCAAGTCCCGACAAAGTCAATGTTGGAGTGGTGAGCCTCTTTCATCgttttgagagagagaatgaTTAAGCTTTTGATAAGAAAGAAATTGAAACATAAATTTGTTTGTGTGTTTATATTTTCTCTGTGAAACTCGATTAGCTCAACCGAGACCGGAATTTTCAGAAATTTTGGAAATTCGGTAGGAAACAGGGCCATGAATACAACAGTGAAAAAAAATTCCAGtacttttttaaattttcacttTCTCAGAAGCCAAACAGGAATTAAATGAACTAAAGGAAAAGCAGAGgataatttcttttgctattaATTGAAGGACATGCAAATCCTCACCGGGCTGGACTGTATCTTGTGCTTGGTTGGCGGGATTTTGTTTGATCCGAATCGACGATAATTTGAATCTCAATATTTCTGCagtaatatttaagatgattttatctctttttttttttaatgttttatttattttgtaatatGTTTGTCAGTCAACAGCTAACACAGTGATGCTGATTTATCTCTGGGCTATGTTGTTTGTTCATTgcgtttaatatttttttcatatttattttctaattattttgtttaattaattaaagggtgcgTATCGAGATGATAATGGAAAGCCAGTTGTTCTGCAATGCGTTAGAGAAGCCGAGCGGAGGATTGCCGGAAACTTAAACATGTGAGTAGCAACTAATTTAGCTACATTCATCATTTTCAAAAACTAAAAGTTTGATCCAAGAAGGATACCGAATAGATTGATCCGTCACTTCCCCATTTTTATGCATTTTtagtatttttatatttataattagAGCTGTGAAATTATTCGATATGTCATCGTGTTTCACAACTTGCCAATGTTTCAGTGGTCCCTTTAAGTTCACCTTTATATTGCCCCACTCAGGCACAAAcacatttgattcttttgtCACGTTGCTCACATAGTGTGCTTCCTTTTCACTATTTGGATTTAGATTCTTAACTTTATTATTCACTGACTCGAATCTCTATCATCCAAGTAATATATGCTTCTGCTTTTGctgtttatttaatttgggGAGTACTTGTAGCTAACGGGAGACTTGGCGCAAAACcaagcgcaatgacgttctaggattcatacagctgACCTGCTTAGTGGGacaagactttgttgttgttgttgttgtattttatTTGGGGAGTGCTGGAGCTTTATAGAATTGGATGTTTGATGTACTGAAAAACTGGACTAGCATTTGGCAACTTTAGAAGATAATCATGAAGAGTCAGTCCATGCTTGGACGTGTTTTCTTGATAACCAGGTCGTGGTGAATGAAATTTTTACCTGTATATTGTATCATGACTTTGTTATTTGAGTTTCGTAATGTTGTGTCTGGTATTCAataattggatttggattgagATTTCATTTCCTTCACAGCTGCATTATTGGATGATTAAAGCATGGGTTGTTGCTACCACCCTATATAGCTGAGAGTTGTAGCCACCACCTTACCGAGCTGTTTTCACTTTACCAAAGTATGGGGTGTAATAGTGCTTAGACCTTACTAACCCATCATAACTGTCATATGTTATGGGTCTTCAGTATGGTGCGGTTCTAGTTGCTGACCCTCAATCTTTCTTCATGTATATATCTTCTTGTAATTGTACATCTCAAGATTAGTATACAATTTCCTTATCAAAATCTACACAAAAAAGGGTTTATATAGGATGTGAAATGTAGGAGAAGTCTGTTAGCAGCACTAGCAAAGGAACATGTAATCCTTTTACAAGTATGAATAGAGGGAAGATAAGTAGGTAGAATAGAGTTAGTCAATCTACTGTTCGTAGACACCCTAAACTGCCACTCTCCTTATAATTCAAAAAGCACTCGTGGCAGATAAGTTACTGTGGGAACTTTTGCGCAAAGTAGAAAGTAAGGACTGGAATCTTGCAAATACATGCATCTTTTACATATTACAATAGGAACTAAAGACCAAACACCTTCCATTGTTATCATGCAAGTTCACTTATCTTCTTAACTTCTCCTTATACTAATGTATAGTGATTTACGATTGGTTTGTTCGCAACAGGGAGTATCTTCCTATGGGGGGAAGTGTGAAGATGGTGGAAGAAACACTGAAGCTAGCATATGGGGAGAATTCGGAGCACATCAAAGATAAAAGGATAGCAGCAGTGCAAGCTCTCTCTGGAACGGGTGCATGCCGTCTTTTTGCAGACTTTCAAAAGCGTTTTCGTCCCGAGTCTCAAATCTATATACCAGTGCCAACATGGGCCAAGTGAGCATTGTTTAGAACTTCTTTTATTGCTTAAAAATTTCCCATTTCTCTCCATTCCTCTCCATTTTAACTATTAGCATTTTCTGATGCGGGGCTTCTTAAATGAAATATCAACAGCCATCATAACATCTGGAGAGATGCTCACGTCCCCCAAAAGACATTCCATTACTATCATCCGGAAACTAAGGGGTTGGACTTTGCAGGACTGGTCGATGACATAAGGGTAGAAAGAAACATATCTTACTTTTACATTATTCCACTTGCGttgttttaaaataattaattctgCTGCTTTAATCTTTCCTGGTAAATATAATTTGCATGTACTTTTTACCCTATATGTATGTTCTCTTCATTGACACCCTGTTCCTTGCTCTGCGACTGGGCATTGTACAGAATGCTCCAAACGGCTCATTCTTTCTACTTCATGCCTGTGCTCACAATCCCACTGGAGTGGATCCTTCAGAGGAACAGTGGAAAGAGATTTCAAAACTGATCAAGGTAAATTTCTTagaatattttctttaaaagttttttcttctttaccTCTAATAACCTTCCGCTACTCcctttggttaattttgatttttgtggTTGATTCAGGAAAGGGGACATTTCCCCTTCTTCGACATGGCATATCAAGGCTTTGCTAGCGGTGACCCAGAGAGAGACGCAAAAGCCATCAGGATTTTCCTTGAGGATGGTCATCTAATTGGAATTGCCCAATCATATGCCAAAAACATGGGACTCTATGGCCAGAGAGTAGGATGTCTTAGGTAATTGTCTATTTCTAAATACAGTCTATTTAATTTGGTACTTTTAATCCTACTGCCTAGTGGCTGTTACTGCAATCTTAATGAAAGTAGCagctgcttgtttcttttgttctATCTGTTCCCCCTATCATCCAAGACACGACTGAATATGAACTATGTGATCAATTAGCAATTCTGTAAAGGATGACATAGAAGTAGGacatattttttatgtttagtACTGTGTACAACCTTTACATGTGATGCTTAAATTGATTATAGTCAATTTCCGGTATATTTCAA
Protein-coding sequences here:
- the LOC103405859 gene encoding aspartate aminotransferase, mitochondrial, coding for MALSRKLVQQRSSVFGSRSMSWWRSVEPAPKDPILGVTEAFLADPSPDKVNVGVGAYRDDNGKPVVLQCVREAERRIAGNLNMEYLPMGGSVKMVEETLKLAYGENSEHIKDKRIAAVQALSGTGACRLFADFQKRFRPESQIYIPVPTWANHHNIWRDAHVPQKTFHYYHPETKGLDFAGLVDDIRNAPNGSFFLLHACAHNPTGVDPSEEQWKEISKLIKERGHFPFFDMAYQGFASGDPERDAKAIRIFLEDGHLIGIAQSYAKNMGLYGQRVGCLSVLCEDEKQAVAVKSQLQMLARPMYSNPPVHGALVVSTILGDQELKTLWLKEVEGMADRIIGMRTALRENLEKVGSPLSWEHVTNQIGMFCYSGMTPEQVDRLTNEFHIYMTRNGRISMAGVTTGNVGYLANAIHEVTKST